The following are from one region of the Granulimonas faecalis genome:
- a CDS encoding LysM peptidoglycan-binding domain-containing protein, with translation MDRTETLTGGVAAPVPKTLSAAFAVALIVCLLLGLVAGSAVTARRLSRQLPVAEAQVSAAAGPDDREPRPARRRLVEVGDTLYGIAIEEGVPMGSLCDANPQITDPDIIFAGTYIQVPADR, from the coding sequence ATGGACCGGACCGAAACCCTGACCGGCGGCGTCGCGGCGCCCGTGCCCAAGACCCTGTCTGCGGCGTTCGCCGTCGCCCTCATCGTCTGCCTCCTCCTGGGCCTCGTGGCGGGCTCCGCCGTGACCGCCAGGAGGCTCTCCCGCCAGCTCCCCGTCGCGGAGGCGCAAGTCTCCGCCGCGGCGGGCCCGGACGACCGGGAGCCGAGGCCGGCCAGGCGCCGCCTGGTAGAGGTGGGCGACACCCTCTACGGCATCGCCATCGAGGAGGGCGTCCCCATGGGGTCCCTCTGCGACGCGAACCCCCAGATCACGGACCCCGACATCATCTTCGCCGGCACCTACATCCAGGTCCCTGCGGACCGCTGA